The window TATAGGGCCCCTGCTATGAGGAAGGGATAATGAGCCCAGTTGAATGTTTGTGGGTGGTTGAACAATCCAAAAGACCTCAAGTAGTCCCACAATGACAAGTGTAGGCAAGGCTGCAATACACTGACAGTCAAATCAATGTCAACTAAAATCACAGTTGTATTTTTCCGTGTTTTTCACAGAGACGGGATACAACCGTGATGACTCCCCTTGTCAGATTATATCTGTCACTGAAGACCCCGTGACCCCTGCCCCAGCCACCACCGACCAACCCGATGAGACCACAGACCAGGATGCCCAGCCTCTcggtccccctcatcccccattGGTCCCGTACCGGACTGTCATCCCCTGGAGGCCCAACGTCGGAGGAGGATGGGCGAGTGCCAACGGTTTCCCCCGCTCACCAACGTGGTTCTTCGGGTCGCAGGGAAACGCTCGCTTCCATCCTGCCGCGTTCCCGCTGCCAGGGAACGCTCACTTCCATCCTGCCGCTTTCCCGCTGCCAGGGAACGCTCACTTCCATCCTGCCGCTTTCCCGCTGCCAGGGAACGCTCGCTTCCGTCCTTCCGCGTTCCCGCAGCCGGGGAACGTTCACTTCCCCATCAGCAGTTTCCTCGGGGGCTATAACCCCCGTCTGGGACAACGGACCTCCGGTCGGCCTTACTGGCCCCGGGGTCTAGGTCTGGCGCGGCGGCGGGATTCGTCTGAGGAAATCTACGGATGAACGTGGGACGAAGCGTAAAAGCTAGTTCAGATTATCCACAGTTGCGCATAAAACGAGGCGTTTAGGGTTTACTGGAAAGCAGTTTTAGGATTTTACCATCACTGATGGTGAACACATCCGTCCCCATAGGTGGGTTGGGCTTGTTAACAGGCAACGTTGGTACTCGACAAtaaataatcaaatacaaaatatatgccgtttcttttttctcttcacCTGTTGAGAGTTCAACCAATGAACACTGCTTGCTCTCAAAGCAGGTCGAAACTAGAGTCAATATCGAAACATTCATCAAAGCCACAATGGGTGTTGATGAAAGCAATCATTAGTGACAAGTTAGTACGGATAGTCCTCTTACCTGTGTTGACACAAGCCTCTTGTGGTCATCTTCCCGTGGTCTCTGCAGTCTAGAGGAAAAACACTCGAAGTGTCTGGCTGGATAAACCACAAAGCTGAATTTATGGCTGTGGGCTAAATGTTTTTTTGGTGTACGTTTGGTACGTTTTTACTGCCACAGAGCGTTGTCTTAGTTGAACGCCAATAAAGATTCTCCATCAAAATATTTTCTTACTAGTGCACTGGGCTTTGTTCATAACATCAACAGCTTGAAGTCTTTAACATGACTGGGGAGATGAAAGGTGCTCTTTAGCATAACCGATATCGACGTCAGATCAGTGATTTCTCAAAAGGACTCCGGCCACCACGCGAGCTCTCACAACAGAACGACAGCGAGGAGTGGTGCAGATGTCAGTAGTTTATTGTATGTCAAGTCCAACACATTCAAAATGAaagtaacaaaaaaacaaaacagatgcAGTTCCACCTGCATGTCTTGTTTCCCTACTGGCAacaaggagggaagaggagggtagagagaggaagaggagggtagagagaggaagaggagggtagagagaggaagaggagggtagagagggagaggagggtagagaggaagaggagggtagaggaagaggagggtagagagagaggagggtagagagaggaagaggagggtagagagggagaggagggtagagaggaagaggagggtagagaggaagaggagggtagaggaagaggagggtagagagaggaagaggagggtagagaggaagaggagggtagagagaggaagaggagggtagagagggagaggagggtagagagaggaagaggagggtagagagggagaggagggtagagagaggaagaggagggtagagagggagaggagggtagagagaggagaaagatgagGACTTCTTACTAACAGCTACTGAAGCTGAGAGGAGCTTCttcagagaaaaaagaggacTGGAATGATTCATCTGAAATCCACTCTACTGCTTTTTCAACcatgaaaagaaaagaaaaaagatatgATAGGCTATGTTCTTTAGAGGGCCTTTGACAAtcgggagggttagggtcactGAAATGttcagcaaaaaaaaacacaaaaaatctATCTGCTCACATTAAACATCTTTGACACCATTGTGACTTTAGTTTTTGCCCTGACTTCAGCATAATGAGAACTTCCTCAATCCTTGTTTTCCCATCAACCGTTGTTGAAAATTGTAAAAGGTAAAATTGcagttttgtttattttaagcACCCTTTCAGGCGCTTTCAAGCCGTAACCATGGCAGGCCGTAACCATGGCGGGCCGTAACCACGGTGACCGTAGCATACAGGCAACTGTGAAATATGTCCATTTGAGAAACAACCGCAGACTACCCTGAACCCACATCACTCtgcagaaccacaaacactgaTGTTCCAGACCAGGTCCGTCTGACTGGAGGACTGAGCTGTGGGACATGAGGGAGGTGGAAGGGAGAGTGTTACAGACCGCCACGCTGTCCCACATCCAGAGACACAAAGGACAGCCTCACAGCTGTTCTCCTCTCATGCCGGCTGAACGACTGGGACGTGTTTCTAAATAATCCTACGAAATCCCACCCTGTTGAGTTTTGACATGGTGAGGAACTGGGGGAGGAGTTCATACCCTGACAGTCCCAGACACAAGGACAGTTTAGCATTTCTAGAAAAAAAGTCCCATCAGATGACGTCTTCCTGTTCCAGTGAaggacacacaggaaacacacacctccaacttgTCCTCTCAGAGAGCAGAGGCCCTTCCCCGAACAGGAGGACAAAACAACATTTCAGTCTTTAGAGAAGTACCACCACTCTTATTGTGGCTTGTCTGGAACCAGCAAAGTGATTAAATGTGTTTGCTATAATGCAGCAAAACAGATGTAGCGGTGTCGTTTtggaacacacagagaaagcGTGGATGAACTGCAGAGCGTggatgggagttgtagtttgtCACAGAACGGATAGCAGAGGTGCCCCTCCGCACCCTTGAAGTCTcatacaaaatggctgccaaGAAAATAAAAGTTTGTTGTTGAGGGCCGAGAGGGCGATCCTGCCTGGAGCCACCTGGCGGGCTTCAACATCCCGCGGTCCAGCACAGTCACAACAAAGTCCAAGGTTTCCCTGTCCGTCACAACCACATACCATCTCATCAATACTGGAGACTTGGAACTGAACATAGGATTCACCTCCAAACTGACTTGGCAGTTCCAACAAACCAAAACATTTACCATTAACATGTAAACTGTACCGCATTATCCATGAGCCCCATCCTGTTTTCACCTCTACACCTTTTGAGCGTCTAAAGAGTTACCAGTGACCCCCTCGTCTCATCTCCCCAAACACAGCAGATACTATAAACAAATGTACAAAATAACTGACAGCAAGTTCTCGTAGGTACAGTAGGTCTGAACAGTTTGTAAATCACTGCTTGTGCGGTGGGGGTTCTTTGTGTGAGGAGCGCTCTGCAAGTTGCTTTTAGCATTTAGACAAGACGGTTCAAAACTTTTCATTTATGGCAAAGTAGGGGAGCCCACGAACCCTCGATACTCAGACGCAACGTTAGAAAAGAGGAAACCGAAGGCACCATCATGCTTTTTTATATCAAgttgaaaaaaaaactaaaaaccaaaaacaaacatacagtaAACTATGATTTGTACATTTATTCTGTTCCAGGTTCAGATGGtgttggaagaggaggagccgtcCCAGGATCATGGTATCACAGATGGAGCAGAAGAGAGAAACAATAAACATCAACAAACGAAGATGAGAAGTCACTTCCTCAGCTtcacccccccgctcccccagcctAATGTTCTAAAGTAAAGTCCAGTTTGAGAGCTTTTATTTCAATTAATGAAAAGaaaagtggagggggaggggaggaagtaaAGAAGTCACATGTCAGTGGCGTTTCTGGTTAGGGTCAGTGGTGTTTCTGGTAGGGTTGGTTGGCTGTTGTCTTGTAAATATTGAAGTGTTTCTCTGGGTAGAAAGGAGAGAGCTCATTGATCAGAGCagacagcccccccacccccagatgtTCCTGCGTTCCACGACACCAGTGTGAACGAAGGGTGCCCCCTCTCGGCCCGCTGATGAGAGCATCAAGCAACTCTGTTTTGAAGCAGTGTTCTTTCCAAACAAAAGGAACAAAACACGCATCTGCTTTTCTCCCTcaaactgcacccccccccccaccccaacagtCACTGGGTAGAGAAACCACCATCTATAAAAATGTGCACGAGAGGGATTTTTGTGAAGTAGCGCCCCTGGCTAATCAAGGGATATAATCTCTTATCCAAATGGTGGACCTGTGGGCAGGGGAGGCAGATCAGTCCAGTCTCTTGATGAGGATCAGTCCTGGTTGGTCTGACGTTTTATTTTTCCtcaaatttacaaatgaatgtttttgaaacaggacacactgctcGTGAGACCAGAACACAGAAAGAAAACAGCCAAACTGTTTTGCTCATCTTGGTTTCATCCACAGAAGAAACTTGACATGTCGTCACATTTCAAAAAACCCaagaaaaagggaaagaaataaaaaataaaatttctcaacaaaaaaacaaaacaaaagtataTACGTTTATACATGTAgacttattttttttaaatcgttAACGAGAACGCGGTAGAGCAGATGAAGAACGTGGTACTACTTCCGAAACTGCAGGGGCGCTGTCCTCAGCGGCGCTGGGTGGTGAAGCGGCCCTCTCCTTGACCCTGGccttgcccccctgcccccctgccggAGCCCAGGCCAGGTTTGGGGGCCATGGCCCCACGCGGTGGCGGGCCCCTGCCGTCCCGCATCATGCCTCCTCCGGTGCCCACGATGCTGCGGGGCCCCCCGGGGCCTCTGTCGCTACGCCGCATGTCCCTGCGCTCGTCACCGCCGCCGCCTCGAGTCTCACGCTCACGCACCGCTCgggtcttcttctcctccacgtTCAGACGCACCTCGCCCCGGAACATGATGGGCTGGagccggaggaggagaggaggagccagaggaggaggggaggagccggaggagaggaggagccagaggaggaggggaggagccagaggaggagccggaggaggaggggaggagccagaggaggaggggaggagccagaggaggaggggaggagccggaggaggagaggaggagccggaggaggagaggagggggggaagaggagggtagTTAGCAGCCAGTCAAGGGAACGTTTTGAACAGAACATCATACCAACTCCTCCTTCAGTCACTGGTTTCCCCTAACAAGAGCAGGGATGTTCACAGGCCACACATAGCTTGCTTTTTCAAACTAGTCTTGAAAAATTTGAatgccttaaaaaaaaaaaggcaaaaaTCTATTAATAATTTATTCTAAATTTAGCTAATTCGTTGATGCATAAATACATTCTAATATTCTCCGTGGGACGTATTAGTGCCCTTTGAACCCTGACGAGGTGTGCCAACCAATCACCAGCGAAtcaaggaggatgatgatgcaaTTTGCCCCGCCCACCTTGGCTCCCAGGATCCTCTGCACGGGGTCGGAGTCGTCGAACACCACAAAGCCGAAGTTTGGCAGCTTCCCTCCGACGCCCTTCGTATTGATCCTCAGCTCCACCACGTTACCGAACGCTGAAACCAACGGTCATACCATTTAGAAACCTACTGTTTCATACTTAAACTGGTGTCCTGCATTTCTGTTGAGTGTTTGTCAAGTTTGGGAGAAACTAAGGCATGTTTTCTTTTGTTGCTAAATAACTGTCATTCTTGAaaactgcaacaacaaaaaaaagtatatatataataaaagtTTACtacaaaactaacaaaaacaacatttttTAACTTGTAAAAAATCAAGTGGAAAATTGTTAATATTTAGTTAATGTGAGGGACGTACTCATGAAGAACTCCTTGAGCTCACTCTCGATGATGTCGTGAGGAAGGTTTCCCACGAACAGCTGGTGGCTGTCAGGGTAGCGAACCACTCTTCTGTTGTCCAGCTCACTCGACTCAGAGTCGCCACGCCCTGCACGCACGTGACATCATCATTGAGACGCAGGGGCAagctgttgtgtgcatgtgtgtcctccagtgtgtgtgtgtttattcccaCATTTTGGGTTGTTTGGTGTCTAAAGCAGGCGCCTGCTGAGGCAGGTTGGaaacagaaacaggaagtgacggtTACTGCCGTTTTACCTTTGTTGACAAAACTGAAGTGTGGTTTCCCCGTTTGTGATTCTGAAGACGCAACACCATCTGACAGGGAGacgaggagtgagtttcaccacgTGAGAAGAGACCCGGGAACGGTGAGGTTTACAGAAACAGAGGGACAAAAGACTTTTAAACAACAGAGCTCAGCAGGGGCTTCTTATGCACCCTCTGGTGCTCTCAGAACCAGAGATGACTAACATGAAGCAGTTGGGACTGGGTCAAAacctgctggctggctggaggagaaagaacaagaaaagtggagagaaaaggaggggaagaggaggaacgaGTAAAGGAGGCGATAAGGAGGGTTAAAAGGAGgatggagaaaaggaggggaagagggaggatggggaagaggaggaacgaGTAAAGGAGGTGTAGGAGCCAATTGAGTCCTTTTGAGTATTTGAGTTGACATTCCAGTTTGTGTGACTTATTAGTAATGATTTAATTTGTATCGAATTAGCCTGAAGTAGGACGTTGTAattgtttctgagtgtgtgcccCCTATAGGTCAGACATTTACTGGCATCAGGATAAAGGTGTGACAGGCCAAGGAGGGTTCCGGCCTGCGCATACCATCATTGACCGTGATCGGGAAGCATAACCGGGAAACGTGCAGAGCAGTGAACTGATCACAACGAAACAAGACAATACTTTACTTTTGATGGAGCTTGCGAAATAAATGGAATCAAGTTCACTAAATCCACGTCTCCTGGACTCTATTCAGATCACGCGTCAAGATACAATCACCGGGACTCCAAGAAGTGGTCAAACAGATTAGCAAAGTTTTAGCCATTACAGGAGGCGATGAGGGTTAAAAGGAGgatggagaaaaggaggggaagagggaggatgggaaagAGGAGGAACGAGTAAAGGAGGCGATAAGGAGAGTTaaaaggaggatggaggaaaaggaggggaaGAGTGGAGGCCCCTATCTGGTTGTGGGTCTCACCAGGCCTGGCCCCCCGCGGTACGAACGCCGGTCTGTCACGCGTGCGCTGATCCCGGGGCCGGCTGGGGGCTGTCTGGGCCTCTGGCTTGGCCTCCACTCTGGGCTGctggacgacacacacacaagacagaggatgaggtttgCTTACTCCAGAACACTTGCCAGGCGCTAATACAGAGGTTACACCAGCACCCCCACTCATGCATCACATCTATTGTGTGCgtggcttagtggttagagcagggagTTCACCAACCCTGAcagctatggtgtgtgtggcttagtggttagagcagggagTTCATCAACCACCTCCTGCAGAGCTACACGTCAGTTGCTTCTGGCTCCAAACACGCGTATCTGATGCAACACTAGTTACCTGATCAACCAGCTCATTATTAGCAAAAACCAACAGGCAAGTAGCTCTCTAAGTTGGGCTGGAGACTCCCGAGTTGTAGCCTTTGACcaaaggttcaaatcccccagtGCTGTACATCTGATCTGATAGATGAATGTTTACCTGCGAGCTGGGTGCCTTGACAACGTGGGGCGAGATCCCGGAGGCGGGAACGGATCCGCTGGGTGGCAGGTTCTTACTGGTCACTGAGGCCCAGGAGAAGGTCTGCGGGGGGAACGTCCTCGTCAGTCAGGAAAAtaaagcttttctctttgaaccTTCAGTCACAATAGCCATGTGTTTGTTGTTTACGAAGGACACTAATAACGGACTGGATATACGGTTGATCTTCCATCCATTGTGAGCAGCAGACAAACTACACAGGCCAAGGTGGTCTAGACTAGGACCAGAAGGAGTACAAGGGGGCTGGGCTGTGGGGACCTCACCTTGGGGGGCTcctgggtgtggggtggggacCTCACCTTGGGGGGCTcctgggtgtggggtggggactCCATGGGGGGCGGAGAGGGGGCCTTTTCCACCTCCTCCAgaaccttctcctccacctcgggCTTGGCCTCCTCGGTCTTGGGCTCTggttccccctccacctctggcTCCGGCACCGGCTCCTCCATGGGCTCCTCTACACCGTTACTACGGGAACAGGAGGGAACACCACCGTTACTACGGGAACAGGAGGGAACACCAAGCTATTTATTTTGTCTGGAGAGACACCTGCCTGTAGGTTTTTGCTCCAACCCTAAcctagcacacctgattctagcCCTAAcctagcacacctgattctaaccctaacctagcaCACTTGATTGTAACAATTAGAAAACCAACAGGCAGGTaggtctccaggaacagggttggagacccctggCCTTAAGTTTAGGGCTCTTCAAATGTAAGGTTGGGTAAAAAGGGACACCATTAATAAAGCTGTGTGTTGGTTTTATTGCCATCTTGGTACATTGTTTTATTGTAAGACTTGTGAAATTGAGATGTTAGTGTTGAACAGCAATGATCACCGTGGCTGATGGCTGAGACATGGTTACTCTGCAGTGTGGCTAGTAACACAAGACTGTTCCTTCCGTCTGACCACCAAAACACTTTAGAACTAGACACTTCTGCTGTACATTCTATATGCACTCTGTTTATAGCTCATGGAAATAAAAAGTctgcagggctcaacattaacatttttcatcaggccagtgggtttgaaacttactggccccaagacagtttttactggccccccctccaaaagttgtaatttgtcattgttacaacaaaaccaaagacttataagttgtgttattctgttaacatgtttaaccatttattaaacacatcctggatataaaaagaacaaaaatgaaatcacatttctagtgataaaaaattaaaaggtaatagtcagcaaaacaattgacttttaacctcaaacatgacgtgctctcttccctgctgacagccatctctgcacaactctgtcaggctgaaactgaaacctctggtccctcaatgctaatatataaaagcttccatagcatttcatcagtatgatactaagtacccaagtcaacgccattcttctgctgcaaaaaaaagttgccgccgtttgagctcgtagctctactttgctgccatcttcactttactgtctcgcgccagtctcgtgccagttgttaaaaaatgtatcgacaTTAGAGAaccacaatttgacaaccactcgtcactcactactcaactcttgatttgccaactgtgcgccccacgagctgcaaagttatttatgcatttagcagatagcaaaacatatgaaggatgttaacttctACAATGcgaatttttttttcaatcaataatttgcagtggcccgatcgggccagtgagttgctagtttaactgtcactacgttactttttactggccccgggccatctgaccatcgttattgtcgagccctggtctgctaaatgaataaaaaaggTAAACGTCTGCCGTTGTTATACTCACGAGACAGGGTGGGGTTCGTAGTAGGTGGTGCTGTTCGGGCTGTCCTGCAGGGGTTCTGGGGACACTGGCCTCtcttccgcctcctcctccacctcctcttctgacTCTGAGGAAGTAACCCCACACAGGTTAAAGGTCAGATCCAGAGCCCTCTCATGTAGACTTTCAGAAGAGCTTCCTGTGCAAGTCTGTACGTGACTGACAAGCAATATGAACCTCATTCCAGACACCCTTGTTTGTTTTAGATAAACTAATCATCCTTCTGTACTGTCTGGAATACAGTCCTAATCTGTGTTCGATAAAGTATGAATAACTGTCCTAATTTGTGTTCTGTACAGTCTAAAATACTGTTTCAATCTGACTTCGTCAGAATCTGAATTATAATCTCACCCTCATCCAGCTCAGCCTCTGAGTCGCCAAACACCTCGTCCTCGTAGCGGAATATGTCGTTGTGTACGTAGAACTTGTTTGCCACAGATCcctgtcaaaacacacacacacacttaagtacCCCTGCTGGCAAAGGCAACAGCTAATAGGTCTGATCAACGGATTGGTTTAAGAGCTAATGCTCCAATCCATAATATGCCTTTAAACTCTATCAGAGTAGAGACGtttgagaaagaaaggggggtgGAAACCTCATTCGACAGAACGAGTTTGCAGAACTAGCTCAACCATTGGCAACCGTCCAGAAACACCACCACTCCTCTTCTCAGAGGAGTCAGTGGTGCGTAACTGAGGCCACTGCTCACCTCTGGGGCGAGCACGAACGTCTGCATGAACTTCCTCATTGGCTGTCCATTGTTGGACAGCTCTCCCATCACCTGGACGACCACGCCGTCGTTCAGCGTGGCGTGAGCGTCAACCTGCCTGATCTTCGTGTGGCACTCGCTGAACTGCAGGGACATCACCTTTTTGTGGATCTCCTGCTcggaacaggaagagaggaacagaaagagGATTCAAAATTAAAACTTTATTCTTCTATCATCAAAGGAGAAGAACAGTAAATTGAGGTTGTTGaaaaaaaacaactgaaaaACGAAACTTGAGATTTTTACTCTCGATAACTTCCTCCAGGGCTTCTCCACAGGGGTGACGCGTTCTAAATCTTATCGACAAACATGGACCTTCTGACGGTTGGTTGTGAGCAGGGCTTGTTTACAGTTGTGAGCTTTACAGGGAACCTAAAGGTGTAGCTGAAGGGGAACCTACCGCTTGGCCGTAGACCGCTTCCGCCACCTTGCCGTTGGAGTCGAGACCACCGTGAACGTAGGAGGAGTTCCTTCCATAGAACCTGCCAAGACGAAACGTACACAAAGCTCAGACCTACAGACACACCTCAAACCAGACCTACAGACACAGCTcagaccagagacacacacacctcagaccagACCTAGACACACCTCAGACCAGACCTACAGACACAGCTCAGACCTACAGACACAGCTCAGCGGTGGAGCacgactgcagatcaagagctcACTGGATGAAAGGTGTCCTGCTAAATGAATCCTTTACGAATCCAATTTGTATTATACTGAGAGCACTGTCTACTAAGCCTGGGTATCACAACAACAGGGTCTCTCGACGTGTCTTGGGTACAGTGTTGGCTGGCAGTTACCCTGCAATAATGGATCGGTGAGGGTTGTAATCAATTCAGGTTGGGTATATCTCAGTTGTAGGGCATTTGACTGCCtaacaagaggttgcaggttcaaatccccctcagcacccctaCCTCCCTTCTGTGACTGCCAAATGAACACTCACAATGTGTTAGCTTGAAAAGCTAAGCATGCATGGAGAATGTTGAGGTGGCCCTTTACCTGTGGAGGAAGTCTGGTGCCTTGTTtagcagtgtgtagtactgCCTCACGAACTCCCGGCCGACCAGCAGGGAACTTGGCTTCTCCATCACCATTTCTTTGGTAAACAATATGAAGCGCTGGAAAACAAACGCGGGAGATTTAGGGGCGGTGGGAAGTCCAGGGACTGACCTTCGGGAGGTAGAACATGTGTCTATGGGTAGAACCTTGTCTCAAGGAATTACTTGCAATGTTGTAGAACATTGCTACGTTAAAATGAGGATGGAAGACAAGGCTTGGAGCATTCTGATTTTGGCCACGGTATGACATATTGCAAAGTATATAAAAAGtatacaaatatataattaattgTAAAGGATAAAAACACTACCACAATTATCCTTCTGGTTAACAGTATCATGCATGAAGGGACTTCAACTCTAGGGCAGTGTTTAAATGCTAGAGACAAAGTATTACGCAATAATCATTTAAATGTAATTGATGTCCTTTTGATCACGTTTAGGTACACAATACAACTATACGACAATGTCATTTAAATGAGATAAAAGGTCCTGGGTTTATACTCAGCAATAATATCATGCACATTCGGGTTGAATCAAAGTTAAAGTCGAGCTACTTTATGGTAAACCAGTTGAATGTGCATACATTTGAACGAATCGCCTCGACAGACATGATAATCATCCATGTGTCGTTGTAAAATGTCTTCATAGTAGCTAACCTAGAATGCTAACGTTAGCACCAGCAGCGTGCAACTGCGCCATCATTGCAATGTGAAAGGGGACAAAAAGACTGGATCAAAAAATGCATAGCCGTGTTTTTTCCACTAATACAACGGGCTGCGGAGAGACTTCATTGTACGTCTACCACAATACGACAAGCTAATAAAAACGTGCCCTTaataattttaattgtattaatTTAACTGGGGCCTATTGTAAATGATGTAGACTGCGGAAGGCCTCCCGCGACCTCGCGACTAGTACGATTCCTAGCTTGCCATCTAGATGGGAACTTGGATCAATGCGACATCAAATCTACCCAACCTCTTTTTACATGTCACACGTCCCACTAAATGTATTGATTAACATACAGAACGAGGTATTATCTTGGCTAACGCTTAACCACGTAGTTAGCATGATTTTTGTTTCGCAGGCCAGTTAGCTGCCCAACTTGTACAAGCCAGAAAGGTAGCTACCCAGCTTTTTGATGTGTATTTTATGGCTAGCTACCGGATTTAAGAACTGGCCATTTGACAACCATCATACCGTTTTAGTTGGTGACGGTAACTTGTTGATTTTATGATGGTTTGCCATCGTCATGTCCACAGTATATGCCGGTTCTACCGGAATGATAGCGAAACCGGTGGGCTCATGGCGGCTAACTCGACCTGTGGCGTCGTTCTAATTCCGCTGACGGTCTTGCTGCTTTCTTTTATTTGCGAAACAATTCTCTCGTTTAACCCAAATGTTCCCCGTCGTACCTCAGTTCAGCTAACGGTC of the Osmerus eperlanus chromosome 14, fOsmEpe2.1, whole genome shotgun sequence genome contains:
- the g3bp2a gene encoding ras GTPase-activating protein-binding protein 2 isoform X5 — translated: MVMEKPSSLLVGREFVRQYYTLLNKAPDFLHRFYGRNSSYVHGGLDSNGKVAEAVYGQAEIHKKVMSLQFSECHTKIRQVDAHATLNDGVVVQVMGELSNNGQPMRKFMQTFVLAPEGSVANKFYVHNDIFRYEDEVFGDSEAELDEESEEEVEEEAEERPVSPEPLQDSPNSTTYYEPHPVSNGVEEPMEEPVPEPEVEGEPEPKTEEAKPEVEEKVLEEVEKAPSPPPMESPPHTQEPPKVRSPPHTQEPPKTFSWASVTSKNLPPSGSVPASGISPHVVKAPSSQQPRVEAKPEAQTAPSRPRDQRTRDRPAFVPRGARPGRGDSESSELDNRRVVRYPDSHQLFVGNLPHDIIESELKEFFMTFGNVVELRINTKGVGGKLPNFGFVVFDDSDPVQRILGAKPIMFRGEVRLNVEEKKTRAVRERETRGGGGDERRDMRRSDRGPGGPRSIVGTGGGMMRDGRGPPPRGAMAPKPGLGSGRGAGGQGQGQGEGRFTTQRR
- the g3bp2a gene encoding ras GTPase-activating protein-binding protein 2 isoform X6: MVMEKPSSLLVGREFVRQYYTLLNKAPDFLHRFYGRNSSYVHGGLDSNGKVAEAVYGQAEIHKKVMSLQFSECHTKIRQVDAHATLNDGVVVQVMGELSNNGQPMRKFMQTFVLAPEGSVANKFYVHNDIFRYEDEVFGDSEAELDEESEEEVEEEAEERPVSPEPLQDSPNSTTYYEPHPVSNGVEEPMEEPVPEPEVEGEPEPKTEEAKPEVEEKVLEEVEKAPSPPPMESPPHTQEPPKVRSPPHTQEPPKTFSWASVTSKNLPPSGSVPASGISPHVVKAPSSQPRVEAKPEAQTAPSRPRDQRTRDRPAFVPRGARPGRGDSESSELDNRRVVRYPDSHQLFVGNLPHDIIESELKEFFMTFGNVVELRINTKGVGGKLPNFGFVVFDDSDPVQRILGAKPIMFRGEVRLNVEEKKTRAVRERETRGGGGDERRDMRRSDRGPGGPRSIVGTGGGMMRDGRGPPPRGAMAPKPGLGSGRGAGGQGQGQGEGRFTTQRR
- the g3bp2a gene encoding ras GTPase-activating protein-binding protein 2 isoform X7 codes for the protein MVMEKPSSLLVGREFVRQYYTLLNKAPDFLHRFYGRNSSYVHGGLDSNGKVAEAVYGQAEIHKKVMSLQFSECHTKIRQVDAHATLNDGVVVQVMGELSNNGQPMRKFMQTFVLAPEGSVANKFYVHNDIFRYEDEVFGDSEAELDEESEEEVEEEAEERPVSPEPLQDSPNSTTYYEPHPVSNGVEEPMEEPVPEPEVEGEPEPKTEEAKPEVEEKVLEEVEKAPSPPPMESPPHTQEPPKTFSWASVTSKNLPPSGSVPASGISPHVVKAPSSQPRVEAKPEAQTAPSRPRDQRTRDRPAFVPRGARPGRGDSESSELDNRRVVRYPDSHQLFVGNLPHDIIESELKEFFMTFGNVVELRINTKGVGGKLPNFGFVVFDDSDPVQRILGAKPIMFRGEVRLNVEEKKTRAVRERETRGGGGDERRDMRRSDRGPGGPRSIVGTGGGMMRDGRGPPPRGAMAPKPGLGSGRGAGGQGQGQGEGRFTTQRR
- the g3bp2a gene encoding ras GTPase-activating protein-binding protein 2 isoform X1, with amino-acid sequence MVMEKPSSLLVGREFVRQYYTLLNKAPDFLHRFYGRNSSYVHGGLDSNGKVAEAVYGQAEIHKKVMSLQFSECHTKIRQVDAHATLNDGVVVQVMGELSNNGQPMRKFMQTFVLAPEGSVANKFYVHNDIFRYEDEVFGDSEAELDEESEEEVEEEAEERPVSPEPLQDSPNSTTYYEPHPVSNGVEEPMEEPVPEPEVEGEPEPKTEEAKPEVEEKVLEEVEKAPSPPPMESPPHTQEPPKVRSPPHTQEPPKTFSWASVTSKNLPPSGSVPASGISPHVVKAPSSQQPRVEAKPEAQTAPSRPRDQRTRDRPAFVPRGARPDGVASSESQTGKPHFSFVNKGRGDSESSELDNRRVVRYPDSHQLFVGNLPHDIIESELKEFFMTFGNVVELRINTKGVGGKLPNFGFVVFDDSDPVQRILGAKPIMFRGEVRLNVEEKKTRAVRERETRGGGGDERRDMRRSDRGPGGPRSIVGTGGGMMRDGRGPPPRGAMAPKPGLGSGRGAGGQGQGQGEGRFTTQRR
- the g3bp2a gene encoding ras GTPase-activating protein-binding protein 2 isoform X2 — its product is MVMEKPSSLLVGREFVRQYYTLLNKAPDFLHRFYGRNSSYVHGGLDSNGKVAEAVYGQAEIHKKVMSLQFSECHTKIRQVDAHATLNDGVVVQVMGELSNNGQPMRKFMQTFVLAPEGSVANKFYVHNDIFRYEDEVFGDSEAELDEESEEEVEEEAEERPVSPEPLQDSPNSTTYYEPHPVSNGVEEPMEEPVPEPEVEGEPEPKTEEAKPEVEEKVLEEVEKAPSPPPMESPPHTQEPPKVRSPPHTQEPPKTFSWASVTSKNLPPSGSVPASGISPHVVKAPSSQPRVEAKPEAQTAPSRPRDQRTRDRPAFVPRGARPDGVASSESQTGKPHFSFVNKGRGDSESSELDNRRVVRYPDSHQLFVGNLPHDIIESELKEFFMTFGNVVELRINTKGVGGKLPNFGFVVFDDSDPVQRILGAKPIMFRGEVRLNVEEKKTRAVRERETRGGGGDERRDMRRSDRGPGGPRSIVGTGGGMMRDGRGPPPRGAMAPKPGLGSGRGAGGQGQGQGEGRFTTQRR